Proteins from one Canis aureus isolate CA01 chromosome 20, VMU_Caureus_v.1.0, whole genome shotgun sequence genomic window:
- the MARCO gene encoding macrophage receptor MARCO isoform X2, translating into MVLVAIYLILLTAGAGLLVVKVLNLQERLWAIEIHFTNGTLAAEDSPSFSLLQSMPIPHLTGGTLGLQVLQAQIIQVRTKQEHLLRKVDNFTRSPELFRIKGEKGTTGPPGLQGPPGIKGEAGLQGPNGAPGKQGAPGTPGQRGEKGSKGDGGLVGPKGEPGAKGDKGDLGLPGSKGDRGMKGDTGVMGPPGAQGSKGDSGKPGPPGVAGFPGTKGDQGQPGEKGLPGAPGTAGSPGAKGEPGTAGSPGLAGPPGRPGSPGTNGMNGSKGEPGLQGQKGTKGESGVPGPAGMKGEMGSPGLEGPRGASGLKGQKGEPGMKGESLVNVRIVGTRTRGRAEVYYNGVWGTICDDDWDNSDATVFCRMLGYSRGTALFSMPPGTGTIWLDNVACQGTEGSLWSCNKSSWGSHNCNHSEDAGVECS; encoded by the exons ATGGTCCTAGTGGCCATCTACCTGATTCTGCTCACTGCAGGTGCTGGATTGCTGGTGGTAAAAG TTCTGAATCTGCAGGAGCGGCTCTGGGCCATAGAGATTCACTTCACCAATGGAACGCTGGCTGCCGAGGACAGCCCATCTTTCTCTTTGCTCCAGTCAATGCCCATCCCGCATCTCACTGGGGGCACCTTGGGGCTGCAAGTCCTGCAGGCCCAGATCATCCAGGTCCGCACCAAGCAGGAGCACCTGCTACGGAAGGTGGATAACTTCACTCGGAGTCCAG AGCTGTTCCGGATCAAGGGGGAAAAAGGCACTACAG gcCCTCCAGGACTCCAAGGCCCACCTGGAATCAAGGGAGAGGCAG gCCTCCAAGGACCCAATGGTGCTCCCGGGAAACAAGGAGCCCCTG GCACACCAGGACAGCGGGGAGAGAAGGGCAGCAAAGGTGATGGGGGTCTCGTTGGCCCGAAAGGGGAACCTGGAGCTAAGGGAGACAAAGGAGACCTGGGCCTCCCAG GAAGCAAGGGAGACAGGGGCATGAAAGGAGACACAGGGGTCATGGGACCCCCCGGAGCCCAGGGGAGTAAAGGTGACTCAGGGAAGCCAGGCCCCCCAG GTGTGGCTGGTTTTCCTGGAACAAAAGGAGATCAAG GACAACCTGGAGAGAAGGGTCTTCCCGGGGCCCCTGGCACTGCAGGATCTCCAGGTGCCAAGGGTGAGCCTGGCACCGCTGGCTCCCCTGGCCTAGCAG GACCACCAGGGAGACCCGGGAGTCCTGGAACCAACGGCATGAATGGAAGCAAGGGGGAGCCAG GACTTCAAggacaaaaaggaacaaaaggagaATCAGGAGTTCCAG GCCCTGCCGGCATGAAGGGAGAAATGGGAAGCCCAGGCCTGGAAGGCCCCAGGGGTGCATCTGGCCTGAAAGGTCAAAAAGGAGAACCAGGAATGAAAG GTGAATCCCTGGTGAACGTGAGGATCGTGGGCACTAGGACCCGGGGCCGGGCTGAAGTTTACTACAACGGTGTCTGGGGGACAATTTGCGATGACGACTGGGACAATTCAGATGCCACCGTCTTCTGCCGCATGCTGGGCTACTCCCGGGGGACAGCCCTTTTCTCAATGCCACCTG GCACTGGGACGATCTGGCTGGATAACGTCGCATGTCAGGGGACTGAGGGGTCCCTATGGAGTTGCAACAAGAGCAGCTGGGGCTCTCATAACTGTAACCACAGTGAGGATGCTGGCGTGGAGTGTAGCTGA
- the MARCO gene encoding macrophage receptor MARCO isoform X1 produces MENKEILKEEEFLASTGEIGAVNQTMFPAMEAFEINDPKPKKRKGVNCFMVLVAIYLILLTAGAGLLVVKVLNLQERLWAIEIHFTNGTLAAEDSPSFSLLQSMPIPHLTGGTLGLQVLQAQIIQVRTKQEHLLRKVDNFTRSPELFRIKGEKGTTGPPGLQGPPGIKGEAGLQGPNGAPGKQGAPGTPGQRGEKGSKGDGGLVGPKGEPGAKGDKGDLGLPGSKGDRGMKGDTGVMGPPGAQGSKGDSGKPGPPGVAGFPGTKGDQGQPGEKGLPGAPGTAGSPGAKGEPGTAGSPGLAGPPGRPGSPGTNGMNGSKGEPGLQGQKGTKGESGVPGPAGMKGEMGSPGLEGPRGASGLKGQKGEPGMKGESLVNVRIVGTRTRGRAEVYYNGVWGTICDDDWDNSDATVFCRMLGYSRGTALFSMPPGTGTIWLDNVACQGTEGSLWSCNKSSWGSHNCNHSEDAGVECS; encoded by the exons ATCCAAAGCCCAAGAAGAGAAAGGGGGTGAACTGCTTCATGGTCCTAGTGGCCATCTACCTGATTCTGCTCACTGCAGGTGCTGGATTGCTGGTGGTAAAAG TTCTGAATCTGCAGGAGCGGCTCTGGGCCATAGAGATTCACTTCACCAATGGAACGCTGGCTGCCGAGGACAGCCCATCTTTCTCTTTGCTCCAGTCAATGCCCATCCCGCATCTCACTGGGGGCACCTTGGGGCTGCAAGTCCTGCAGGCCCAGATCATCCAGGTCCGCACCAAGCAGGAGCACCTGCTACGGAAGGTGGATAACTTCACTCGGAGTCCAG AGCTGTTCCGGATCAAGGGGGAAAAAGGCACTACAG gcCCTCCAGGACTCCAAGGCCCACCTGGAATCAAGGGAGAGGCAG gCCTCCAAGGACCCAATGGTGCTCCCGGGAAACAAGGAGCCCCTG GCACACCAGGACAGCGGGGAGAGAAGGGCAGCAAAGGTGATGGGGGTCTCGTTGGCCCGAAAGGGGAACCTGGAGCTAAGGGAGACAAAGGAGACCTGGGCCTCCCAG GAAGCAAGGGAGACAGGGGCATGAAAGGAGACACAGGGGTCATGGGACCCCCCGGAGCCCAGGGGAGTAAAGGTGACTCAGGGAAGCCAGGCCCCCCAG GTGTGGCTGGTTTTCCTGGAACAAAAGGAGATCAAG GACAACCTGGAGAGAAGGGTCTTCCCGGGGCCCCTGGCACTGCAGGATCTCCAGGTGCCAAGGGTGAGCCTGGCACCGCTGGCTCCCCTGGCCTAGCAG GACCACCAGGGAGACCCGGGAGTCCTGGAACCAACGGCATGAATGGAAGCAAGGGGGAGCCAG GACTTCAAggacaaaaaggaacaaaaggagaATCAGGAGTTCCAG GCCCTGCCGGCATGAAGGGAGAAATGGGAAGCCCAGGCCTGGAAGGCCCCAGGGGTGCATCTGGCCTGAAAGGTCAAAAAGGAGAACCAGGAATGAAAG GTGAATCCCTGGTGAACGTGAGGATCGTGGGCACTAGGACCCGGGGCCGGGCTGAAGTTTACTACAACGGTGTCTGGGGGACAATTTGCGATGACGACTGGGACAATTCAGATGCCACCGTCTTCTGCCGCATGCTGGGCTACTCCCGGGGGACAGCCCTTTTCTCAATGCCACCTG GCACTGGGACGATCTGGCTGGATAACGTCGCATGTCAGGGGACTGAGGGGTCCCTATGGAGTTGCAACAAGAGCAGCTGGGGCTCTCATAACTGTAACCACAGTGAGGATGCTGGCGTGGAGTGTAGCTGA